The DNA window AAGTGTGATTTGTCGGGATCCGGATAACCGACATTGTTCAATACGGAGAGTTCACCATTGTCGTACAGTTCTTTGAAATATGAAAGGGAAGGATGGATACCCGCTTCATCATTCAGCGCCAGTGCATTCCGTATGGCAATATTTTTCCGGTCCCTGAAATAAATGTCATTCCGTACGGGAATAATGGTATTCAGCCCGTCGTTTCCACCGGTAAACTGAAGGACAACCAGTATTTTGTCATCTGCCTCCAGGGCATTATCAAGCGTCATTGCTTTCAGGAAATTAGGCATCATGAAAGAGGCGGTAGCCAGTGAGCTTATTTTGAGGAAATCTCTTCTTTTGATTAGCATAAAATGGTTTTTAGGAGGGGTTACATGAGCTGGTATTCCGGTGTGGACATCAGGTTGATGATATTCATTTTTACGCTCCGGTCAGAGAAACTTTGTACGGTATTCATGTCGAGTGAAACCGGGCTCTGGATCAGGTAGTCTTCACAATTCTTATCGGTAAAGATCTTTTCCACCTGCGGCCAGTCGATCACGATATTCGGATTTTTAAACATCTTGTTCAGTGCGGTTTCTCTGGACTTAATGCCCATCTCAATATCATCATCCGGTCGCGGTGTATATTCCAGCGGGCGTAAGCCTGACCAGATCTGGGGAATCTGGAGCCGCAGCATCAGTGTGGAGCTGTCGATCCAGGATTTTCCGCTGGGCCATCCGGATACATTAGGCGGGTATAAAAGCATCTGGCCCAACAGTTTCTGGTACACAATAAGGTTTTCAGGATTCTGTACCGTCATCGGAAGCGTCCTTGAGATTCCTGCCATCAATTCAATCGGCGATTTTATCCTGTTGCCGATATTCATGGGGTCATAGAACCATGATGATGAAAAAATGGTTTTCATCAGTTTTTGAATATCATATCCCGAATGGTAGAAACTTTCGCTCAGCTCATCAATAATAGCTTCATCCATCTTTTCGTTCACAAAGAAACGGTAGATTTTAGCCGTGATGAAATGGGCGGTGGCCTTCCGGTCAAGGATGATGTTTAACACATCGGCTCCGTTGAAATTACCGGTTTTTCCCAGAAAGGTTTTTATACCTTCATCATGAACCTTTACTTTTTCCTGGAAGTTTCCTTCCTTATCATAGCTCCATCCGGTGAAAGCCCTCGCTCCTTCCCGGATGTCATTTTCCGTATAATTACCCCTTCCCATCGTAAAAAGTTCCATCACTTCACGGGCAAAATTCTCATTGGGATGGTCTTTTTTATTCTGCTGGTTGTTCAGGAAGTTCAGCATAGCTGGAGACTGGCTCACTTCAAAAAGGAGGTCCCGGAAGCTTCCCAACGCATTTTTCCGGATCGTATTGAGCAGTTGCCGGTTATACTGGGGATTATTTACCCGGCAGGCAAAATGCCCGTGCCAGAAAAAAGCCATCTTTTCTCTCAGCTGGTCGTCACTATGGATCATCCTGTCCAGGAAAGCAAGGTTCAGCTCATTGTTCTGTTTGCTGTAGGTTTTCTGCATTTCCTTTTTCCGGTCGGCGGCAGACTTGCTGTCCATCATATTGGCCGGCGCATCCGGCAGATCCGGAGTGGAATACCGGATTTCATTGAAATCATAATGCTTAAACAGGTCGGCCAGCAGGGACCTGGTTTCCCTTCCGGCAAGTTGGGCATATTGCCCGGCAGCAGGGCCGAATCCGGCACGCCAGAGGAGGTGTTTATTATTAAGCAGGGAAGGTATGGCCATTTGGATTTTATTTTTTGGATTGGAATCTTTTGAGAAAGTTAAGGAAATAAATAAAGTTTAATATTTTGTTCACATTTATTAATCTAAAATTAAACATTGATTTAAATTTTATTTTGCTGATAAACACGGTCTTGCAGCTTGTTCCTATTGCAAAGGCTTACCTGAAGCGCTGATTGGCACGAT is part of the Chryseobacterium camelliae genome and encodes:
- a CDS encoding DUF1800 domain-containing protein; the protein is MAIPSLLNNKHLLWRAGFGPAAGQYAQLAGRETRSLLADLFKHYDFNEIRYSTPDLPDAPANMMDSKSAADRKKEMQKTYSKQNNELNLAFLDRMIHSDDQLREKMAFFWHGHFACRVNNPQYNRQLLNTIRKNALGSFRDLLFEVSQSPAMLNFLNNQQNKKDHPNENFAREVMELFTMGRGNYTENDIREGARAFTGWSYDKEGNFQEKVKVHDEGIKTFLGKTGNFNGADVLNIILDRKATAHFITAKIYRFFVNEKMDEAIIDELSESFYHSGYDIQKLMKTIFSSSWFYDPMNIGNRIKSPIELMAGISRTLPMTVQNPENLIVYQKLLGQMLLYPPNVSGWPSGKSWIDSSTLMLRLQIPQIWSGLRPLEYTPRPDDDIEMGIKSRETALNKMFKNPNIVIDWPQVEKIFTDKNCEDYLIQSPVSLDMNTVQSFSDRSVKMNIINLMSTPEYQLM